The sequence TGTTAAATCTTTATCGATAAAAGGCTTGCGTTTTTCAATAGCATTAACGATATGTTTAACGGTTTCAACATTTTGAACCACTGCATCTGCTTCCAAGGGAAGTTGGCCTGGCTCCAGCTCAACACCCAGCAACTCTCTGACAACTACTCTTTCATCTCCAGATGGGTATATATCTGGTAGATAGGCAATTTCAATGCCTTTTTCCAACGCTGCCGCTCGTTTTAAAGCTCTCACCGCTTTTTTATACTTTGCTTTAACCGCAATATAGGCTTTGGGTGCTTTTGTTATTTCCATCATATACTTAGCACCGCGAACAACAACGCCGGGATCATCTTCCATTAACAATAGATTATGGGCCAGGAGTGGCTCACATTCGGCTCCGTTAATGATAACGCAGCCTGTCGGAAGCTCTGCTTTCAGTTTGATATGTGCAGGAAAACCTGCTCCTCCAGCTCCAACAACGCCAGCTTCTTCAATAGCTTCCAGCATATTGTCTGTTGCGCTGATCTTTACATATTCATCAGGCTGATCTGCTTGTGGGCTAATAACAATCACTTCATCCGTCACTTCTTGTACTTTCCCATGAACGCTGGCATGAATATTAGCACCTAACCCCTGTGGTACGGCAATTAATTGCCCTCTTTTAACCACATCTCCAACAGAGACCTTCGGCTGACAGGGTGCTCCTACATGCTGTCTTAATGGTAAAACAATATTCATCACCTTCACCTCCTTTTGCTTGCTTCTATATTAATGCAATCTCTGTGCCAAGTTTTGATATTAATTTATCAATTTTTATTTTTTATTCCTTAATCCCTCTTGTTTCAAGCTTTTCATCCAATTTGTTTTTTAATGATTAATCTTTTCTATGGCTATATTCTTTTCCTCAATCTAAGACCACCCCAAAAATCGTCGGAAATCCGACACTTTTTGGGGTGGTCTTAGTCAGTTCAAATTTCACAATCTGTCAAAGATTGGTTGGTGCCTTCTTACTACTTGATATTCATAACTCATCACAATGTGTCAATTTTTAGACACTGCGTCAGTTTGTTGACATGCTGTTTTTCAACGCTTGTGCTATCCGTAACAAACAAGCATTATCAGAGGTATTCTTTCAGCCCGTAATATTTCAATTTATAATACAGGGTGCTCCTGGGTATATTCATGATTTTTGCTGCCTTTGCCTTGTTGTTATCAGCCATATCCATCGCACTCTTAATCGTACTTATCTCTGTATTTCTTATATTTTCCTGTAAGTCGAAACTTATTGGCTGTTGTTGTTTTTCATCAATGATTTTTTTCTCAAGAATTCTTTCTGGCAAGCTGTTTTTTTGAATCACATTATCTTTCGAAAAAATAACCAGGTGCTCAATCGTATTCTTTAGCTCCCGGATATTTCCTGGCCAAGGATAATTCATTAATACCTGAAGCACTTCCGCATCTATTTCTGGAATTCGCAGGTTGTTTTCCTCACAAAATTCTGAAATAAAGCGTCTTAAAAAGATGGGAATATCTTCCTTCCGCTCTTTAAGACTAGGCAGATCAATATATACCACATTGAGACGATAATATAAATCTTCTCTAAAGGTTCCTTTCATCACCATGGTTTCCAGGTTTCGATGGGTTGCTGATACGACCCTTACGTCAATATCAATGGATTTTTCGCCTCCTACCCTTAAAACCTGACGTTCCTGCAAAACTCGAAGCATCTTTGCCTGCATATAAAGTGGCATATCCCCGATCTCATCCAAAAACAAGGTGCCCTGGTTAGCCAGTTCTACTTTACCGGTTTTTCCTTTGTTAAGTGCCCCTGTAAAGGCGCCGCTTTCATAACCGAACATCTCACTTTCAAAAAGGCTTTCCGGAATGGCACTACAATTTATCGCTACAAAAGGTCCTTTTCGACCACTGGCTTGATGGATCGCTCTGGCAAACACTTCTTTCCCTGTGCCACTTTCGCCACCTATAAGAACGCTGCTATTGGCTAATGCCACTTTCCTGGCTTCCAATATTTTTTCTTTAATAATATCGCTTTTTCCAATCACATTATGAAAAGAGTACTGTTCTTCATTGATTTTTTTTACTTCCGTTTCCAGAAGATCCAGTTTTTCC is a genomic window of Tindallia californiensis containing:
- the prdC gene encoding proline reductase-associated electron transfer protein PrdC — its product is MNIVLPLRQHVGAPCQPKVSVGDVVKRGQLIAVPQGLGANIHASVHGKVQEVTDEVIVISPQADQPDEYVKISATDNMLEAIEEAGVVGAGGAGFPAHIKLKAELPTGCVIINGAECEPLLAHNLLLMEDDPGVVVRGAKYMMEITKAPKAYIAVKAKYKKAVRALKRAAALEKGIEIAYLPDIYPSGDERVVVRELLGVELEPGQLPLEADAVVQNVETVKHIVNAIEKRKPFIDKDLTVAGRVKEGKKGKVFLDVPLGEPVGKYIEMAGGYVKPYGEITLGGPFTGSAGKEDSPVVKTLGGVLVSMPFPQESRKIGLLACECGAQEPRLREIAEAMGAEVVAEEKCKRMVEVNGRYRCDKPGECPGQAETVMKMKKKGMQVLLTGSCGDUTNTVMTVAPRLGVPTYHSTDHVLRAAGEKLIRRCEDEID
- the prdR gene encoding sigma-54 dependent transcriptional regulator PrdR, translated to MFLHQLDQYTVGDIMDRRLIKLREEANSREAINTMISHNLDDIILTDETEKVVAVLTFKDLMKQIRSEEDLTKPLKYLVSQNVIVSTEKAQAIEARNLMRKNHIGRLPVIREEKVVGIVRVNDILNKVYSKIDEMHAALEKILDSLYEGVCVVNPEGTVLLWSKGIEKLYEVNQEEIVGRNLEEFFPTALLLKTLNSKQPIRNVYHSPRPGSYAIISSIPIFIGGEMIAAVSTDRDITETTNLSEELETAKEKLDLLETEVKKINEEQYSFHNVIGKSDIIKEKILEARKVALANSSVLIGGESGTGKEVFARAIHQASGRKGPFVAINCSAIPESLFESEMFGYESGAFTGALNKGKTGKVELANQGTLFLDEIGDMPLYMQAKMLRVLQERQVLRVGGEKSIDIDVRVVSATHRNLETMVMKGTFREDLYYRLNVVYIDLPSLKERKEDIPIFLRRFISEFCEENNLRIPEIDAEVLQVLMNYPWPGNIRELKNTIEHLVIFSKDNVIQKNSLPERILEKKIIDEKQQQPISFDLQENIRNTEISTIKSAMDMADNNKAKAAKIMNIPRSTLYYKLKYYGLKEYL